One genomic segment of Mytilus trossulus isolate FHL-02 chromosome 4, PNRI_Mtr1.1.1.hap1, whole genome shotgun sequence includes these proteins:
- the LOC134714006 gene encoding uncharacterized protein LOC134714006 — protein MEATDVVMTIYIPRMYGIGYVFDGMFDKKIVNQCEKKIKELEKEIKRHNQIYKKLQDQQKVCWLANRKVTHKLDTSKKINDYIVEIIVSAHEEHTTRKAINKIQKHLQQTLKQAKRTEQKYQDLLKQESRIRLSVKKLEQDIVKMIEFQVNDRTLTPTHVNSSIHTIIPIQTVVQRMSSKYQFTMPQEFNEKYGCYARLPDFELVKREFRR, from the exons atggAGGCCACAGATGTCGTAATGACCATATATATTCCAAGGATGTACGGAATAGGTTATGTGTTTGATGGAAT GTTTGACAAAAAGATAGTCAATCAATGTGAAAAGAAGATCAAAGAATTGGAAAAGGAGATAAAAAGACACaaccaaatttacaaaaaattgcaGGATCAGCAAAAG gTGTGTTGGCTTGCCAACAGAAAAGTTACACACAAGTTGGATACTTCAAAGAAGATTAATGATTACATagtagaaataattgtaagtgCACATGAAGAACACACTACACGAaaagcaataaataaaattcagaaacaTCTTCAACAAACATTAAAGCAAGCGAAAAGGACGGAACAAAAGTACCAAGATCTTCTGAAACAGGAGTCCAGGATAAGATTATCTGTCAAAAAG CTGGAACAGGACATAGTCAAAATGATTGAATTCCAAGTGAATGATAGGACACTTACTCCAACGCATGT tAATAGTAGTATACACACAATCATACCGATACAAACTGTTGTGCAGAGGATGAGTAGCAAATACCAGTTTACAATGCCTCAG GAATTTAATGAAAAGTATGGATGCTATGCAAGGTTGCCGGATTTTGAACTAGTCAAGCGTGAATTCCGTAGATGA
- the LOC134714007 gene encoding uncharacterized protein LOC134714007, which produces MKVLGGVLFLVTLYQSSAQQYVNIVTVTPGLATTLTCHVKNIDDSKEVIWVGPSGNPLTIGKRNVTTDSRIYIEQPYANVWKLHITRVKLSDAGDYTCKVESTPPQVSKVKLIVKEILSTSTNSPTQTDPTGMAPSLRMKNFEVFCAILSFSFLVAE; this is translated from the exons atgaaagttttgGGCGGTGTTTTGTTTCTCGTTACCTTATATCAATCTAGTGCACAACAATATGTTAATATTGTGACGGTCACACCTGGACTTGCAACCACATTGACATGTCATGTCAAGAATATAGATGACAGTAAAGAG GTTATATGGGTCGGACCTTCAGGAAATCCTCTTACCATTGGTAAACGTAATGTTACAACAGATTCGCGAATTTATATAGAACAGCCTTATGCGAATGTCTGGAAACTTCACATAACCAGAGTAAAACTGAGTGACGCCGGGGATTATACCTGTAAAGTGGAATCGACACCCCCTCAAGTTTCAAAAGTAAAGTTAATTGTTAAAG AAATACTATCAACATCGACGAATTCTCCAACACAAACAG ATCCAACTGGTATGGCACCGAGTTTACGAATGAAGAATTTCGAAGTTTTTTGTgccattttatcattttcatttctagTTGCTGAATGA